The DNA sequence ATTTAGGATGATCTTTGCTGTTTCAAAGGGCCTAGACATTGAACTACTAAAGGCTTTGTTGAAAGAAACTTTGCGTAGGAAATTGCTTGCAGCCATTGCTTGCTCTTTACCATTTTCATTTAATGGAATATCGATTTGTCCTTGAAACCTACCTTCTTTATTCCAATTGGTTTCACCATGTCTTACAAGGATAAGTCGAGCCCCAGAGGATTTCTTAGGTAATGGGGGATCTAAATGAGCCGTACTATTGAGGCTTTCTATTTGAACTTCTTTCGTTTGATTTGAGCAAGAATTTAACTTGATAACCGATATAGAAGCATTGTCTAACCTGATTCGCCGGAAACCATTTTGAGGCTTATTTAATAAACTCAGTACGATGCATCTAAGGATTGCATTATGAGCAACGATCAAGATGTTCTCGTCACTATCTAAACTATGATGCGCTAATAATCTCCCTAGAAACTTATCTGCTTGATGCATTAATTCTTCTATAGGATTGTATTCAGAACCGTTTTCGCGTTTAAGAACAAGTTTATTAGGACTTTTTTTCCAAGTAAAATATTCATCTGGAAATTGAGATTGTACTTCCTCATTTGTTAGTCCACTCCATGAGGCCAAGTCCACTTCTAATAGGTCTTGGTCGTAGATTGGTTTGATTTTTTTGCTGTTGTATCTAAGTAATTCTTTTGTTGTTTCAGCAGCTCTTTTCAGTGGAGAACTATATACAGTTTGGATTGGTATTGCAGAGAGTGCCTGTCCCGCTCTTTGAGCTTGGGCAACTCCTTGATCTGTAAGTGTTGAAAGATCATTGCGACCTTGTATTCGATTTTGTAGGTTAAAACTACTTAATCCATGTCTAATCAGCAGCAGGCGCAAAGTCATTGGCAGAGGTTCTTTACGAACTCATCTTATGAATACTCTGCCAGCCTAATCTTGATTGAGGAATGAGAATTGGTTTTTCCTCATTTTGTTTCCAGTGAGTAAAGACTCTATGCGACAACAAGGCACCCCTCAATGGAAAGTTTTATTGGCTGTTTTCTCAGTCTTGTTAACAGCTTTTATTTGGCAAAAAGGCCTTGAGGAAAGTTTTGATAGGCCCTCTGTTGCACCAATGCTTTCTCTTAAGCAACATGAGATGGCTCTTTTGGCATCTCCTGCTATGCCAAAGCCGTTAAGACCAATATTCGTGGGCTCTAACCCAGAAAAAGAACTTGAGGAAATCATTCGTGAGATTCCTCCTGAAAATAGGAAGGAACGTGAAAACCTGCTGCTTACTTTAGTGGACCAATCAGATGAGAAAAGTAACTCGCTTAATGAAATTGCTTTCACGGAGAGTAATTGGAATTTAGCTAAAGAGATTTTGCTAGAGAGTCGCAATAAAAATAGAAATATTAAGGCAATCACTAATGAACTTGAATTCTTAAAGGAAGACCCTCTGATGTATAGGCTGTCTTGCTTGGCGATTGCTAGTAGTCGAGAAGTCTGTGTTGAGGAAACGGTTTCTCAAAGAATGGCTTTCAGATTAGTAGCCAGTCAATTATTACCTTCCTTGGCAACTTTTTTTGGTATTGGGCTGTGTCTTCGTCAAGGTTGGTTGTTTTACCGTAGGGAGAGCTCATCATGGCCTGAAAATTTTTCTTTGCCATTATCTGCAATCGATATGGTGCTTCTGGTAGCAGGTGGTTTTGTTGTTCTTGGGGAAGTTATTACTCCTTTATTTGCTATACCTGCTAGTCAACTACTTACAGAAAGCATCCATAGTCCAACAAAAGAATCATTGACTGTTTTTGTTGGATATAGTGCAATGACTCTCCCATCATTAGTTATTTTTAGACAGCAACTAAGAATGCTCAAAGGGATGGAACCTCCTATAAGGGGGTGGATGCAGTGGGGCATCAAGCCGGTTAATAAGGGTGTAATGCAGGCATTACAGGGATGGTTAATGGTGATGCCATTTGTACTGTTGACAAGTTGGCTGGTTGGCTTCTTTCTAGAGGACCCTGGAGGAAGTAATCCTTTACTTGAGATGGTTTTAAGTAGTAAGAACTATTGGGCATTGTCAATTCTCTTTCTTACTACTGTTGTATTAGCACCCTTGTTTGAGGAATTTATTTTTAGAGGAGCGCTTTTACCAGTTTTAGTTAAAAGTCAAGGACGAGCATTTGGAGTGATTCTAAGCGCTTTGGTTTTTGCATTAGCTCACCTCAGTATTGGAGAGTTGCCTCCATTGCTTGTTCTAGGGATTGGTCTTGCTCTCCTAAGGATAAGTACAGGGCGACTTTTCCCCTGTGTGATTATGCATTCTTTATGGAATGGAGTTACCTTCGCAAGCCTATTACTATTAGGCGGGTAGCTTCTTGGACTGGTTCTTTATATTGGACCTTGCAGGGACTGCCAGGGGATGGTTGACTATGCTAGTTGTTGATTTTACGTGGTTGTAGAGATTAGGCAAACCCTTATCTAAAGTCAAAATCAATTGCTTCAGTAAAACCCTCAAAAAGGGCTTGATCCTTATGAAAGGTCCGTTCTCTCCTCATAAAATTTCACGAAGATATCCAATACTTGCTGGTTTTCATAGAGGAATTGATGGAGGCCTTGTAGGAGTATTACTTTGCACAGCCTTAATGTCTGCATTAGCATTACACTCTCAATACCTTTGGACAATCTCCTTTTCTAGATTAGAACATACTCGCGAATTAACTTATAAATTAGAGGAGTCAATTGCCAATTTAGAGCGTTATCTTTTACATAGTATTGTCTTGCCAAAAATCATGGTTAAGACTACGTCAGCTGATCTTATTTACCTAGATGCTCCTCGTGCCGATAGTCGTTCTAATACTAATATCTCAACAAGCGATAATTACTATAACCTTTCCCATTATCCAATTACTCATGGCTATTGAGATTAGTGCCTAACAACAGACTTCAAAGAGGTATAAGGCGTAAGAAGTTGCGTATCTCCTCATTGTCTCCGATACCTGCTTATAGGCTGAAGTTGACATTCACTATTCTTTGCTTAGCTCTTTTGGGTTTAATAGGGAGGTTGGCTTGGCTTCAATTATTTGAAGGGCCTTACTTAGAGGCTCGAGCTCGAGATTTCCAGACTAGGAAAGTGGAACCTTTAGGCGGAAGACGTTCAATAGTTGATAGGAAGGGCCGATTAATTGCTCTTGATGAAAAGAGATTCAGATTATATGCCCATCCTAGGCAATTTAAGTTTTCTGGAGATCTACAAGGAGTTTCTCGAACACCATTTGAGGTTGCAAAAAAACTTTCTGCCCCTCTATCTTTATCTACTTATCAATTGGTAGATATCTTAGGTAATGAGAGGTCGGGCGTTAAGCTTGCTGAGAATATATCTACTGAGACTGCTTCGGAAATTAGGCGACTTCGCATTAATGGCTTAGATCTTGAGCCTTATCTACAGCGTGTTTATCCCCAAAATGACCTATTTGCAAATGTAGTAGGCTTCTTAGATTACGATCGAAATCCTCAGGCTGGATTAGAATTAAGTTTAAACAAGAGACTGTCTCGTAGGGAAAAAACACGTAAACTTCGATATGGTAGAGATGGCACCCCTCTCCCCAATGATATAGAACCGGGTGTATTTTTTGAAGATGATTTACGCTTAGAACTTACCATTGATGCCAGACTCCAGGAGGTCGCTCTGAATGCTATTAAAGATCAATTAGATGAATGGAGAGCTGAGAAAGCTGTTGCTATTGTTATGAATGTCGACAATGGAGAGCTTATAGCACTGGCATCAGCTCCTACATATAATCCTAATAAGTATTGGGAATATTCTTCGGCTTTGTATAAGGAGTGGTCTGTTCAAGAGTTGTTTGAGCCTGGGTCTACCTTTAAACCGATCAACCTTGCGTTAGCTCTTCAAGAAGGTGTAATTAACCCTGATGGAATTGTTTATGACTCTGGAAGTGTAAATGTTGGGGGTTGGTCTTTAGGTAATTGGAATAATAAGCCGAATGGAGTGATTAACTATGCCAAGGTCCTTCAGGTTTCAAGTAATGTTGGAATGGTTAAGATCATGCAAAAACTTAATCGATCGACTCATTGGGAATGGCTTCAAAAATTAGGAGTAGACCAAAGACCAGCCACTGATTTGTTAGGCGCAATTGGTGGTCAATTGAAGAGCAAAGAATTATTTGTTGATCAACCTATTCACCAAGCAGTGGCCTCTTTTGGACAAGGGTTTTCGATAACCCCATTAAAATTAGCTCAATTGCATGCCCTTATTGCTAATGGAGGTCGACTAGTAACTCCCCACATCACAAAAGGTTTTAATGGATCCGTGCTTCCATTAACAAAAAAAATATCTGAAAAATCTAACCATCAATTGTTACGCCCTGAAGTTACTGAGATAGTTCTTCGCTGGATGGAGTCAGCTGTAAATAGTTATGGAAAAAATAGTGTTAAAACAGATAACTATCGGATAGGTGGTAAGACAGGTACTGCTGATCAAGCAAAAGATGGAATTTATAACTCTAAAATCTGTAGCTTTGTAGCAATCTTGCCTATAGAGAACCCTCGATTTGTTGTAGTTGTTGCGATTGATGGGCCTAAAAAGCCTTATGCATATGGTTCAACTGTGGCCATGCCAGTGGCAAAGAAAATTATCGAGAGTTTAATTGTTCTTGAGAAAATCCCACCAAACACTTCTAAGAATATAATTTCTTCGATAGATTAGTTTTTAGAAGAAGAATGGTTTTATAGACCAAATATAAGGGTGAAATAACCGAGGAACATAGCTAGCTTGATATGTATAGATTTTCAAAGGGCTGGTAAGCATCATGTCATCGCTACTTGAACAGCTTTCTTCAATGACGATCGTTGTTGCAGACACTGGTGATTTAGAGGCTATAAGGACTTTTAAGCCCAGAGATGCGACTACTAATCCCTCACTAATTCTTGCAGCCGCTCAAGTTCCTGGCTATCAAAAGTTAATTGATGAGGCACTTAAATCTTCTAGAGAAGAGATCGGAATTAGAGGCTCTTTTCAAGAAGTAGTTAAAGAAGCGCTGGACCAGATTTGTGTTGTTTTTGGCAAAGAAATACTTAAAAATATTCCAGGTAGGGTCTCAACTGAGGTTGATGCTCGTCTTAGCTTTGATACTCAAGCAACAGTTGAAAAAGCTCGTAAACTAATCAGGCTTTATAACAAAGCTGGAATAAAAAATGACAGGGTTTTGATAAAGATTGCCTCTACTTGGGAGGGTATTAAGGCTGCTGAGGTCCTGGAACGTGAAGGAATTCACTGTAACCTCACTTTGCTATTTAATTTCTGTCAAGCGGCTGCATGCGCAGAAGCAGGAGTTACCCTTATCTCTCCATTCGTAGGACGCATACTCGATTGGTATAAAGCAAATACGGGGATAGCCAATTATCCAGGCCCTGAAGATCCAGGAGTAATTTCGGTTACTAAGATATTTAATTATTTCAAATCTAATAATTATAAAACTGAAGTTATGGGTGCCAGCTTTAGAAATATTGAAGAGATTGTTGAATTGGCTGGATGCGATTTGCTTACAATTTCACCAAAATTGCTTGATCAGTTAAGCAATACAAATGTTCCACTTGAAAAGAAGCTTGACTCTTTGAATCCTAAGCCTGTTGGGCAAAAGATTGACATTGACCATGAAAAATTCGAGTCAATGATGAATTCTGATTCTATGGCATTTGAGAAGTTAGATGAAGGGATTAAAAAATTCAGCAAGGCAATTGATGACTTGGAGATTAGGCTGCTTGAAAGGATTGCCATCCTTGAAGAAGGTAAGTCTTTTGCCTTGAGTGGCAACGCTATAAGTTCTTAACAGATTAATCAATAAAGAACATAGTTTTTCTTTTTGGGAATAAAGCAATCAAAGAAATGAACTATAGCCATCTTCTCTCTTAAAGATAAAAAAATACCAACACATTTCCTATTAGCTTAATATAAAATAGAACTATCTTTCAAATCGACAAGTAATTATAGATTCATCTATTGTTAGACTACTTCTTAAAAAGTAATCTTTTGATTACACGTTGTGCAATATCTCCATAACTCATTTTCCCAGAGAGTATTTGGGCAATTCTTTCTGGCGCAGTAGGTCTTTTAATTCCTAACTGATAACCAACTTTTGGAAATCTATAAAAGATTTGTGAAATCCTCCTCCCCCAGGCCATTGAATTTCCCCAAGTAACTTTCATTGAGTTTGTGTAATCACTTAAGTCTTTAACATTTCCTTCTAGCCAAAGATTTAAAGAAAATGCTGCTTTGTATCCACTAATTAATGCTGGACGTAGACCTTCCGCTAGAAAAGGATCGCAAAGCGAAGCTGCGTCTCCAACTGCGACAATCCCATCTTTATGGAGATTGCAATGACCATTCCAAACTCTTAAGGAAGAGTTTTGTCTAATGCCTTCTTTGGGGTCAAATCCAAGACTTGGAAGTAACTTTTCAAGAATTTCTTCGATGTTAATTGAGCTTCCCCCAATGAA is a window from the Prochlorococcus marinus str. MIT 9211 genome containing:
- a CDS encoding CPBP family intramembrane glutamic endopeptidase, translated to MSKDSMRQQGTPQWKVLLAVFSVLLTAFIWQKGLEESFDRPSVAPMLSLKQHEMALLASPAMPKPLRPIFVGSNPEKELEEIIREIPPENRKERENLLLTLVDQSDEKSNSLNEIAFTESNWNLAKEILLESRNKNRNIKAITNELEFLKEDPLMYRLSCLAIASSREVCVEETVSQRMAFRLVASQLLPSLATFFGIGLCLRQGWLFYRRESSSWPENFSLPLSAIDMVLLVAGGFVVLGEVITPLFAIPASQLLTESIHSPTKESLTVFVGYSAMTLPSLVIFRQQLRMLKGMEPPIRGWMQWGIKPVNKGVMQALQGWLMVMPFVLLTSWLVGFFLEDPGGSNPLLEMVLSSKNYWALSILFLTTVVLAPLFEEFIFRGALLPVLVKSQGRAFGVILSALVFALAHLSIGELPPLLVLGIGLALLRISTGRLFPCVIMHSLWNGVTFASLLLLGG
- a CDS encoding histidine phosphatase family protein, whose protein sequence is MTLRLLLIRHGLSSFNLQNRIQGRNDLSTLTDQGVAQAQRAGQALSAIPIQTVYSSPLKRAAETTKELLRYNSKKIKPIYDQDLLEVDLASWSGLTNEEVQSQFPDEYFTWKKSPNKLVLKRENGSEYNPIEELMHQADKFLGRLLAHHSLDSDENILIVAHNAILRCIVLSLLNKPQNGFRRIRLDNASISVIKLNSCSNQTKEVQIESLNSTAHLDPPLPKKSSGARLILVRHGETNWNKEGRFQGQIDIPLNENGKEQAMAASNFLRKVSFNKAFSSSMSRPFETAKIILNNHPNLRIECLRGLVEIGHGQWEGKLETEIRETWGKLLDKWKTSPETVQMPNGENIQEVWTRATNCWEQISETLSQNETALVVAHDAVNKTILCHLLGLTPKNIWMIKQGNGGITVVDIPTDPSQLPVVTCLNITSHLGGVIDDTAQGAL
- a CDS encoding peptidoglycan D,D-transpeptidase FtsI family protein, translating into MPNNRLQRGIRRKKLRISSLSPIPAYRLKLTFTILCLALLGLIGRLAWLQLFEGPYLEARARDFQTRKVEPLGGRRSIVDRKGRLIALDEKRFRLYAHPRQFKFSGDLQGVSRTPFEVAKKLSAPLSLSTYQLVDILGNERSGVKLAENISTETASEIRRLRINGLDLEPYLQRVYPQNDLFANVVGFLDYDRNPQAGLELSLNKRLSRREKTRKLRYGRDGTPLPNDIEPGVFFEDDLRLELTIDARLQEVALNAIKDQLDEWRAEKAVAIVMNVDNGELIALASAPTYNPNKYWEYSSALYKEWSVQELFEPGSTFKPINLALALQEGVINPDGIVYDSGSVNVGGWSLGNWNNKPNGVINYAKVLQVSSNVGMVKIMQKLNRSTHWEWLQKLGVDQRPATDLLGAIGGQLKSKELFVDQPIHQAVASFGQGFSITPLKLAQLHALIANGGRLVTPHITKGFNGSVLPLTKKISEKSNHQLLRPEVTEIVLRWMESAVNSYGKNSVKTDNYRIGGKTGTADQAKDGIYNSKICSFVAILPIENPRFVVVVAIDGPKKPYAYGSTVAMPVAKKIIESLIVLEKIPPNTSKNIISSID
- a CDS encoding transaldolase; this translates as MSSLLEQLSSMTIVVADTGDLEAIRTFKPRDATTNPSLILAAAQVPGYQKLIDEALKSSREEIGIRGSFQEVVKEALDQICVVFGKEILKNIPGRVSTEVDARLSFDTQATVEKARKLIRLYNKAGIKNDRVLIKIASTWEGIKAAEVLEREGIHCNLTLLFNFCQAAACAEAGVTLISPFVGRILDWYKANTGIANYPGPEDPGVISVTKIFNYFKSNNYKTEVMGASFRNIEEIVELAGCDLLTISPKLLDQLSNTNVPLEKKLDSLNPKPVGQKIDIDHEKFESMMNSDSMAFEKLDEGIKKFSKAIDDLEIRLLERIAILEEGKSFALSGNAISS